TGATGATTAAAGGTCGGATCAAAGTTGTACAGGGCGATATCACCAAAATCGCTGTCGATGGCATAGTCAATGCTGCCAACAGCCGTCTGGCTGGTGGCGGCGGGGTGGATGGAGCCATCCATCGTGCGGCAGGGGCTGAACAACTGCAACAAGCCTGCCGGGAATACGACGGCTGCCCTACAGGGCAGGTGCGGGCGACGCCGGCCTTTAATCTTTCTGCAAAAAGAATCCTGCATACGGTTGGCCCTGTGTGGCAGGGCGGTGAAGCAGGCGAAGCCGGGTTGCTTCGCTCCTGTTATCAAAAGGCACTGGAACTGG
Above is a genomic segment from Endozoicomonas euniceicola containing:
- a CDS encoding O-acetyl-ADP-ribose deacetylase codes for the protein MIKGRIKVVQGDITKIAVDGIVNAANSRLAGGGGVDGAIHRAAGAEQLQQACREYDGCPTGQVRATPAFNLSAKRILHTVGPVWQGGEAGEAGLLRSCYQKALELADQEQLASLAFPAISCGVYGYPHEEAAHIAITTVAQWLKESPCPEEVLFVLFDQPLTDIYRRLLHEIVQS